A portion of the Scleropages formosus chromosome 13, fSclFor1.1, whole genome shotgun sequence genome contains these proteins:
- the btk gene encoding tyrosine-protein kinase BTK — MADIVLEEFFIKRSQQKKKTSPLNYKERLFTLKQRQLSYYDYDAEKGKKKSLKGTVDLEKVKCVEKVLPEANAPPERLFPFQIIYDEGPLYVFAKTDEIRKQWIRKLKEEVQYNKDLLQKYHPCFWADGLWLCCQQEVKQAVGCKVLEMRPRGISSQNSRRKSRKPLPPTPSEEKASRPLPPQPQAQPQPPPPAPQPTSSSAMKVIAQYEYTPMTEQDLGLEVGEEYVILEVASTNWWKARDKYGNEGYIPSNYVMEFRDGLELYDWYCKNMSRSQAENLLRKENKDGGFLVRDSSKAGKYTVSVFTKVGGNTNGSCRHYNICTNQQGQFYLAEKHNFSNIPELIKYHQHNAAGLASRLKYIVSNTTQSAPSTAGLGYGVWEIDPQHLTCIKELGSGQFGVVKYGKWQGRHDVAIKMIKEGSMSEDDFINEAKVMMNLQHPNLVQLYGVCTKQRPIYIVTEYLSNGCLLDFLRDGIKNPHPVQLLEMCKDVSEGMAYLESQQYLHRDLAARNCLVDSQGTVKVTDFGLSRYVLDDEYTSSAGSKFPVRWSPPEVLLYCKFSSKSDVWAFGVLMWEIYTLGKMPYERLNNTDIVQKVSSGLRLYRPQLANERIYSIMMACWNDKPEDRPTFQELAANVQDLLYDLQ; from the exons ATGGCAGATATCGTTCTGGAGGAGTTCTTCATAAAGCGCTCTCAGCAAAAGAAGAAGACGTCGCCGTTGAACTACAAGGAAAGGCTGTTCACGCTGAAGCAACGCCAGCTCTCCTACTACGACTATGACGCAGAGAAAGGG aagaagaaaagcctgAAGGGGACGGTGGATCTGGAGAAGGTCAAGTGTGTGGAGAAGGTGCTCCCGGAGGCCAACGCACCCCCGGAGCGACTGTTCCCTTTCCAG ATCATCTACGACGAAGGGCCTCTCTACGTCTTCGCCAAGACGGACGAGATTCGGAAGCAGTGGATTCGGAAGCTCAAGGAAG AGGTGCAGTACAACaaggacctgctgcagaagtATCACCCCTGCTTCTGGGCGGACGGGCTGTGGCTGTGCTGCCAGCAGGAGGTCAAACAGGCCGTGGGGTGTAAGGTGTTAGAGATGCGGCCCAGAG GAATCTCATCCCAGAATTCCCGGCGCAAGTCCAGGAAGCCgctgccccccaccccgagCGAG GAGAAGGCTTCCAGGCCGctacccccccagccccaggcCCAGCCCCAGCCCCCGCCCCCAGCCCCGCAGCCCACCTCCTCATCGGCAATGAAAGTCATCGCTCAGTACGAATACACCCCAAtgacagagcaggacctggggctggaggtgggagagGAGTACGTCATCCTGGAAGTGGCGAGCACTAACTGGTGGAAGGCCCGCGACAAATACGG CAACGAGGGGTACATTCCCAGCAATTACGTCATGGAGTTTCGGGACGGCCTGGAATTGTACGA CTGGTACTGCAAAAACATGAGCCGCAGCCAGGCGGAGAACCTGTTGAGGAAAGAG AACAAAGACGGGGGGTTTCTGGTGCGGGATTCGAGCAAGGCTGGAAAGTACACGGTCTCTGTTTTCACCAAGGTGGGAGG GAATACCAACGGATCCTGCAGGCACTACAACATCTGCACCAACCAGCAGGGCCAGTTCTACCTGGCGGAGAAGCACAACTTCAGCAACATCCCTGAGCTCATCAAATACCACCAGCACAACGCCGCAG GACTGGCGAGCCGGCTGAAGTACATCGTGTCGAACACGACCCAGAGCGCCCCGTCCACAGCCGGCCTCGGATACG GAGTCTGGGAGATCGACCCCCAGCACCTGACCTGCATCAAGGAGCTGGGCAGCGGGCAGTTCGGAGTGGTCAAGTACGGGAAGTGGCAGGGCCGCCACGATGTGGCCATCAAGATGATTAAAGAGGGCTCCATGTCGGAAGACGATTTCATCAACGAGGCCAAGGTCATGAT GAACCTCCAGCACCCAAATCTGGTTCAGCTGTACGGGGTCTGCACCAAGCAGAGACCCATCTACATCGTCACCGAGTACCTGTCCAACGGCTGCCTGCTGGACTTCCTCCGCGACGGCATCAAGAACCCGCACCCGGTGCAGCTGCTGGAGATGTGCAAGGACGTGAGCGAAGGCATGGCCTACTTGGAGTCTCAGCAGTACCTCCACAGGGACCTG GCTGCCAGGAACTGTCTGGTGGATTCCCAAGGAACGGTTAAAGTCACCGACTTTGGGCTCTCAAG GTACGTCCTGGATGACGAATACACCAGCTCTGCGGGCTCCAAGTTCCCGGTGCGCTGGTCCCCGCCCGAGGTCCTGCTTTATTGCAAGTTCAGCAGCAAGTCAGACGTTTGGGCCTTCG GTGTTCTGATGTGGGAAATCTACACCCTGGGCAAGATGCCCTACGAACGCCTTAATAACACAGACATCGTGCAGAAGGTCTCCTCTGGCCTGCGCCTCTACCGCCCCCAACTGGCCAACGAAAGGATTTACAGCATAATGATGGCCTGCTGGAATGAC AAACCAGAAGATCGTCCAACATTTCAGGAGCTTGCGGCGAATGTTCAGGACCTTCTGTACGACCTTCAGTAG